Proteins encoded together in one Miscanthus floridulus cultivar M001 chromosome 16, ASM1932011v1, whole genome shotgun sequence window:
- the LOC136512296 gene encoding pectinesterase-like produces the protein MALHSAAAAAALSALLLLSIAGLALCDTTPSTPVSPSAACNATTDPIFCRSVLPPGGKGDLYTYGLFSVAESLAGARKFAALVDRYLARHRLLSSSAIGALRDCQLMAELNVDFLTAAGATIKSTDTLLDPQADDVHTLLSAILTNQQTCFDDLQAASGSWSDRGGLDAPIANGTKLYSLSLSLFTRAWVPTAKPAHSHKGGNNDPPHHGHGCKSKKPPAGRRGLFDVTDDEMVRRMAIEGPESTVAVNTVVTVDQSGAGNFTTIGDAVAAAPKNLNGSTGYYVVYVLAGVYKENVVVPKNNKYIMMVGDGIGQTVVTGNRSVVDGWTTFQSATFAVVGQGFVAMNMTFRNTAGTAKHQAVAFRSGADLSAYYGCSFEAYQDTLYTHSLRQFYRGCDVYGTVDYVFGNAAVVFQGCTFYSRLPLQGQCNTVTAQGRSDPNQNTGTSIQGSALVAAPELAANTAFTTLSYLGRPWKNFSRTVVMESYVGALVDPAGWMPWSGDFALDTLYYAEYNNTGPGPDTSRRVAWPGFHVLGNGTNAGNFTVTSMVLGENWLPQTGVPFTSGLIS, from the exons ATGGCCCTCCactccgccgccgctgccgcggctCTCTCGGCTCTCCTGCTGCTCTCGATCGCAGGCCTTGCGCTCTGCGACACGACGCCGTCCACGCCGGTGTCGCCGTCGGCCGCGTGCAACGCCACCACGGACCCGATCTTCTGCCGGTCCGTGCTTCCGCCGGGCGGCAAGGGGGACCTCTACACGTACGGCCTCTTCTCGGTCGCCGAGTCACTGGCGGGCGCGCGGAAGTTCGCCGCCCTCGTGGACCGCTACCTCGCGCGCCACCGGCTCCTCTCCTCGAGCGCCATCGGGGCGCTGCGGGACTGCCAGCTCATGGCCGAGCTGAACGTGGACTTCCTCACGGCCGCCGGCGCGACAATCAAGAGCACGGACACCCTCCTGGACCCGCAGGCCGACGACGTGCACACGCTGCTGTCGGCGATCCTGACCAACCAGCAGACGTGCTTCGACGACCTGCAGGCCGCGTCGGGGTCGTGGTCCGACCGCGGCGGCCTCGACGCCCCCATCGCCAACGGCACCAAGCTATACAGCCTCTCGCTGTCGCTCTTCACCAGGGCGTGGGTGCCGACGGCGAAGCCGGCGCACTCGCACAAGGGCGGCAACAATGACCCGCCACACCACGGCCACGGTTGCAAGAGCAAGAAGCCCCCCGCGGGGAGGAGGGGCCTATTCGACGTGACCGACGACGAGATGGTGCGGCGGATGGCGATCGAGGGGCCAGAGAGTACGGTGGCGGTGAACACCGTGGTCACGGTGGACCAGAGCGGCGCCGGGAACTTCACCACGATCGGAGACGCCGTGGCTGCCGCGCCGAAAAACCTCAACGGCAGCACCGGGTACTACGTGGTCTACGTGCTTGCCGGCGTCTACAAGGAGAACGTGGTGGTGCCCAAGAACAACAAGTACATCATGATGGTCGGCGACGGCATCGGCCAGACCGTGGTCACCGGAAACCGGAGCGTCGTCGACGGCTGGACCACCTTCCAATCGGCCACCTTCG CCGTGGTGGGGCAAGGATTCGTGGCGATGAACATGACGTTCCGGAACACGGCAGGGACGGCAAAGCACCAGGCGGTGGCGTTCCGCTCCGGCGCCGACCTGTCGGCGTACTACGGCTGCAGCTTCGAGGCGTACCAGGACACGCTGTACACGCACTCCCTCCGGCAGTTCTACCGCGGCTGCGACGTCTACGGCACCGTGGACTACGTGTTCGGCAACGCCGCCGTCGTGTTCCAGGGCTGCACCTTCTACTCCCGGCTGCCGCTGCAGGGGCAGTGCAACACGGTCACGGCGCAGGGCCGCAGCGACCCCAACCAGAACACGGGCACCTCCATCCAGGGCAGCGCCCTCGTCGCCGCGCCCGAGCTCGCCGCCAACACCGCCTTCACCACGCTCAGCTACCTCGGCCGGCCGTGGAAGAACTTCTCGCGCACGGTGGTCATGGAGTCGTACGTCGGTGCGCTCGTCGACCCCGCCGGCTGGATGCCATGGTCCGGGGACTTCGCACTCGACACGCTCTACTACGCCGAGTACAACAACACCGGGCCGGGCCCCGACACCAGCCGCCGGGTGGCGTGGCCGGGCTTCCACGTGCTCGGCAACGGCACCAACGCCGGCAACTTTACCGTCACAAGCATGGTGCTAGGCGAAAACTGGCTGCCGCAGACTGGCGTGCCATTCACCAGCGGCTTAATTTCTTGA
- the LOC136512297 gene encoding target of rapamycin complex subunit LST8-like, with translation MWDGSMVVAANNHGTCYVWRLLKGTQTITCFEPLHKLQAHDGYILKCLLSPEFCDPNRYLAIASSDHTVKIWNVDGFKLERTLVGHQRWVWDCVFSVDGAYLITASSDTTARLWTMSTGEAIRVYQGHHKATVCCALHDGAESAPS, from the exons ATGTGGGATGGGAGTATGGTGGTTGCTGCAAATAACCATGGGACATGTTACGTTTGGCGCCTACTTAAGGGTACTCAG ACAATTACCTGCTTTGAACCTCTGCACAAACTGCAAGCCCATGATGGCTACATTCTGAAGTGCCTGCTTTCACCAGAATTTTGCGATCCTAACAG GTATCTTGCCATAGCATCATCTGACCACACTGTAAAGATTTggaatgttgatggcttcaagtTGGAAAGAACTTTAGTCG GCCATCAGCGCTGGGTTTGGGACTGTGTATTCTCGGTCGATGGTGCTTATCTGATAACAG CTTCTTCAGACACCACAGCGAGGCTATGGACGATGTCAACCGGAGAGGCCATCAGGGTGTACCAGGGTCATCACAAGGCCACCGTGTGCTGCGCTCTCCATGATGGGGCAGAATCAGCGCCCTCATAA